The following proteins are co-located in the Perognathus longimembris pacificus isolate PPM17 chromosome 25, ASM2315922v1, whole genome shotgun sequence genome:
- the Mxd3 gene encoding max dimerization protein 3 gives MEPVASSIQVLLQAAEFLERREREAEHGYASLCPHRSPGPVHGRRRRPLQAPGALDGGRSVHNELEKRRRAQLKRCLEQLKQQMPLGADCARFTTLSLLRRARTHIQKLEEQEQRARRLKEQLRSQQQSLRRRLEQLRGPAGAGEWERLRADSLDSSGLSSERSDSDQEELEVDVESLVFGGEAELLRGFSAGQEHSYSHRAGTWL, from the exons ATGGAGCCCGTGGCCAGCAGCATCCAGGTTTTGTTGCAGGCGGCCGAGTTCCTGGAACGCCGCGAGAGAG AGGCGGAGCACGGCTATGCGTCCCTGTGTCCGCACCGCAGCCCCGGCCCCGTCcacgggaggaggaggcggccgcTGCAAGCTCCCGGCGCGCTGGATGGCGGGCG GTCTGTGCACAATGAGCTGGAGAAACGCAG GAGGGCCCAGCTGAAGCGGTGTCTAGAGCAGCTAAAGCAGCAGATGCCTCTGGGGGCTGACTGTGCACGGTTCACCACACTGAGCCTGCTGCGCCGTGCCAGAACGCATATCCAG AAgctggaggagcaggagcagcggGCGCGGCGGCTCAAGGAGCAGCTGCGTAGCCAGCAGCAGAGCCTGCGGCGGCGGCTAGAGCAGCTCCGGGGCCCGGCCGGGGCCGGCGAGTGGGAGCGGCTGCGGGCGGACAGCCTGGACTCCTCAGGCCTCTCCTCTGAGCGCTCAGACTCCGACCAAG AGGAGCTGGAGGTGGACGTGGAGAGCCTGGTGTTTGGGGGTGAGGCTGAGCTGCTGCGGGGCTTCAGCGCGGGTCAGGAGCACAGCTACTCGCACAGGGCCGGCACCTGGCTATGA
- the Lman2 gene encoding vesicular integral-membrane protein VIP36, giving the protein MAAERWFWCWGWGQRCPGRPGLPGPGPGPATLLHFLLLLGSVAADITDGNSEHLKREHSLIKPYQGVGSSSMPLWDFQGSTMLTSQYVRLTPDERSKEGSIWNHQPCFLKDWEMHVHFKVHGTGKKNLHGDGIALWYTRDRLVPGPVFGSKDNFHGLAVFLDTYPNDETTERVFPYVSVMVNNGSLSYDHSKDGRWTELAGCTADFRNRDHDTFLAVRYSRGRLTVMTDLEDRNEWKNCIDLTGVRLPTGYYFGASAGTGDLSDNHDIISIKLFQLMVEHTPDEENIDWTKIEPGVNFLRSPKDNVDDPTGNFRGGPLTGWRVFLLLLCALLGIIVCAVVGAVVFQKRQERNKRFY; this is encoded by the exons ATGGCGGCCGAGCGCTGGttttggtgctggggctggggccagcGGTGCCCGGGGAGGCCTGGGCTTcctggccccggccccggccccgccacacttctccatttccttctgttGCTCGGGTCGGTGGCTGCCGACATAACCGACGGCAACAGTGAACACCTGAAGCGCGAGCACTCGCTCATCAAACCCTACCAGG GAGTGGGCTCCAGCTCCATGCCTCTCTGGGACTTCCAAGGCAGCACCATGCTCACCAGCCAGTATGTGCGACTGACCCCAGACGAGCGCAGCAAAGAGGGCTCAATTTGGAATCACCAG CCTTGCTTCCTCAAGGACTGGGAGATGCACGTCCACTTCAAAGTCCACGGCACGGGCAAGAAGAATCTGCATGGAGATGGCATCGCCTTGTGGTACACCCGGGATCGCCTGGTGCCAG GGCCTGTGTTTGGAAGCAAAGACAACTTCCATGGCCTAGCCGTCTTCCTGGACACGTACCCCAATGATGAGACCACCGAG CGCGTGTTCCCGTACGTGTCGGTGATGGTGAACAATGGCTCCCTGTCCTACGACCACAGCAAGGATGGCCGCTGGACCGAGCTGGCGGGCTGCACCGCTGACTTCCGCAACCGGGACCATGATACCTTCCTGGCCGTACGATACTCGAGGGGCCGCCTGACG GTGATGACAGACTTGGAGGACAGGAATGAGTGGAAGAACTGCATCGACCTCACGGGTGTGCGCTTGCCCACTGGCTACTACTTCGGAGCCTCAGCTGGCACCGGCGACTTGTCTG ACAACCATGACATCATCTCCATCAAGCTGTTCCAGCTCATGGTGGAGCACACACCTGATGAGGAAAACATCGACTGGACCAAGATCGAGCCTGGTGTCAACTTCCTAAGGTCACCGAAAG aCAACGTGGACGACCCCACGGGGAACTTCCGCGGTGGGCCGCTGACAGGGTGGCGGGTGttcctgctgctgctgtgtgCGCTGCTGGGTATCATCGTGTGTGCTGTGGTGGGCGCCGTGGTGTTCCAGAAGCGCCAGGAACGGAACAAGCGCTTCTACTGA
- the Prelid1 gene encoding PRELI domain-containing protein 1, mitochondrial, protein MVKYFLGQSVLRSSWDQVFAAFWQRYPNPYSKHVLTEDIVHREVTPDQKLLSRRLLTKTNRMPRWAERLFPANVAHSVYILEDSIVDPQNQTMTTFTWNINHARLMVVEERCVYCVNSDNNSWTEIRREAWVSSSLFGVSRAVQEFGLARFKSNVTKTMKGFEYILAKLQGEPPSRTFVETAKEAKEKAKETALAATEKAKDLANKAASKQQQPQQFV, encoded by the exons ATGGTGAAGTATTTCCTGGGCCAGAGCGTGCTCCGAAGTTCCTGGGACCAAGTGTTCGCCGCCTTCTGGCAGCGGTACCCGAACCCCTACAG CAAACATGTCTTGACGGAAGATATAGTACACCGGGAGGTCACCCCTGACCAGAAGCTTCTGTCCCGGAGACTCCTGACCAAGACCAACAGGATGCCCCGCTGGGCGGAGCGACTGTTTCCTGCCAACGTTGCTCACTCGGTATACATCCTGGAGGACTCGATTGTGGACCCACAGAATCAGACCATGACCACCTTCACCTGGAACATCAACCACGCCCGGCTGATG GTGGTGGAGGAACGGTGTGTTTACTGCGTGAACTCCGACAACAACAGCTGGACGGAAATCCGCCGGGAAGCCTGGGTCTCCTCCAGCTTGTTTGGTGTCTCCAGAGCTGTGCAG GAGTTCGGTCTTGCCCGGTTCAAAAGCAATGTGACCAAGACGATGAAAGGCTTTGAGTACATCCTGGCCAAGCTACAAG GTGAGCCCCCTTCCAGAACATTTGTGGAGACAGCCAAGGAAGCCAAGGAGAAGGCCAAGGAGACGGCACTGGCAGCTACAGAAAAGGCCAAGGACCTCGCCAACAAGGCCGCCAGCaagcagcagcagccgcagcaGTTTGTCTAA